The Camelus dromedarius isolate mCamDro1 chromosome 8, mCamDro1.pat, whole genome shotgun sequence genome includes a window with the following:
- the UNC5B gene encoding netrin receptor UNC5B translates to MWARSGARGALLLALLLCWDPSLSQAGSDSGSEVLPDSFPSAPAEPLPHFLQEPQDAYIVKNKPVELRCRAFPATQIYFKCNGEWVSQNDHVMQEGLDEATGLQVREVQIEVSRQQVEELFGLEDYWCQCVAWSSAGTTKSRRAYVRIAYLRKNFDQEPLGKEVPLDHEVLLQCRPPEGVPVAEVEWLKNEDVIDPSQDTNFLLTIDHNLIIRQARLSDTANYTCVAKNIVAKRRSTTATIIVYVNGGWSSWAEWSPCSNRCGRGWQKRTRTCTNPAPLNGGAFCEGQAFQKTACTTVCPVDGAWTEWSKWSACSTECAHWRSRECMAPPPQNGGRDCSGTLLDSKNCTDGLCVQNKKTLSDPKSHLLESSGDVALYVGLVVSIFVVVAVLMVVGVVVYRRNCRDFETDITDSSAALTGGFHPVNFKTARPNNPQLLHPSVPPDLTASAGVYRGPMYALQDSADKIPMTNSPLLDPLPSLKIKVYNSSTTGSGPVLADGADLLGVLPPGTYPGDFARDAHFLHLRSASLGSQQLLGLPRDPGSSVSGTFGCLGGRLSIPGTGVSLLVPNGAIPQGKFYEMYLLINKAENTLPLLEGTQTVLSPSVTCGPTGLLLCRPVILTVPHCAEVSAGDWIFQLKTQAHQGHWEEVVTLDEETLNTPCYCQLEARSCHILLDQLGTYVFTGESYSRSAVKRLQLAIFAPALCTSLEYSLRVYCLEDTPVALKEVLELERTLGGYLVEEPKPLLFKDSYHNLRLSLHDIPHAHWRSKLLAKYQEIPFCHIWSGSQKALHCTFTLERHSLASTELTCKICVRQVEGEGQIFQLHTTLAETPAGSLDALCSAPSSAVTTQLGPYAFKIPLSIRQKICNSLDAPSSRGNDWRLLAQKLSMDRYLNYFATKASPTGVILDLWEALQQDDGDLNSLASALEEMGKSEMLVAMATDGDC, encoded by the exons GCTCTGATTCTGGCAGCGAGGTGCTCCCGGACTCCTTCCCGTCAGCGCCAGCAGAGCCGCTGCCCCACTTCCTGCAGGAGCCACAGGACGCCTACATCGTGAAGAATAAGCCAGTGGAGCTGCGCTGCCGTGCCTTCCCCGCCACCCAGATCTACTTCAAGTGCAACGGCGAGTGGGTCAGCCAGAATGACCATGTCATGCAGGAGGGCCTGGACGAGGCCACCG gCCTGCAGGTGCGAGAGGTGCAGATCGAGGTGTCACGGCAGCAGGTGGAAGAACTGTTCGGCCTGGAGGATTACTGGTGCCAGTGCGTGGCCTGGAGCTCTGCGGGCACCACCAAGAGTCGCCGGGCCTATGTCCGCATTGCAT ACCTGCGCAAGAACTTCGATCAGGAGCCTCTGGGCAAGGAAGTGCCCCTGGACCACGAGGTTCTCCTGCAATGTCGCCCACCAGAGGGGGTGCCTGTGGCTGAG GTGGAATGGCTTAAGAACGAGGATGTCATCGACCCCAGCCAGGACACCAACTTCCTGCTCACCATCGACCACAACCTCATCATCCGCCAGGCCCGCCTGTCAGATACAGCCAACTACACCTGCGTGGCCAAGAACATCGTGGCCAAACGTCGCAGcaccactgccaccatcatcGTCTATG TGAACGGTGGCTGGTCCAGCTGGGCAGAGTGGTCACCCTGCTCCAACCGCTGTGGCCGTGGCTGGCAGAAGCGCACACGGACCTGCACCAACCCCGCCCCACTCAATGGAGGCGCCTTCTGCGAGGGCCAGGCCTTCCAGAAGACTGCCTGCACCACCGTGTGCCCAG TCGATGGTGCCTGGACAGAGTGGAGCAAGTGGTCAGCCTGTAGCACCGAGTGTGCCCACTGGCGCAGCCGCGAGTGCATGGCGCCCCCGCCCCAGAACGGGGGCCGAGACTGCAGCGGGACCCTGCTCGACTCCAAGAACTGCACTGACGGGCTGTGTGTGCAGA ATAAGAAAACTCTAAGTGACCCCAAAAGCCACC TCCTGGAGTCCTCGGGGGATGTGGCGCTGTACGTGGGCCTCGTGGTGTCCATCTTCGTGGTCGTGGCTGTCCtcatggtggtgggggtggtggtgtaCCGTCGCAACTGCCGAGATTTTGAAACCGACATCACTGACTCATCTGCCGCCCTCACTGGCGGCTTCCACCCAGTCAACTTCAAGACGGCAAGGCCCA ACAACCCACAGCTGCTACACCCTTCTGTGCCTCCGGACCTCACAGCCAGTGCTGGCGTCTACCGAGGGCCCATGTATGCCCTGCAGGACTCAGCCGACAAGATCCCCATGACCAACTCACCCCTGCTGGACCCCCTGCCCAGCCTCAAGATCAAGGTCTACAACTCCAGCACCACTGGCTCTGGGCCTGTCCTGGCGGATGGGGCTGACCTGCTGGGAGTCCTGCCACCAGGCACATACCCTGGTGATTTTGCCCGGGACGCCCACTTCCTGCACCTGCGCAGTGCCAGCCTCGGCTCCCAGCAGCTCCTGGGCCTGCCCCGTGACCCGGGCAGCAGTGTCAGCGGCACCTTTGGCTGCCTGGGCGGGAGGCTCAGCATCCCCGGCACAG GGGTCAGCCTGCTGGTGCCTAATGGAGCCATCCCCCAGGGCAAGTTCTACGAGATGTACCTCCTCATCAACAAGGCAGAAAACACCCT cccgctTTTGGAAGGGACCCAGACAGTATTGAGCCCCTCGGTGACCTGCGGGCCCACGGGCCTCCTGCTGTGCCGCCCCGTCATCCTCACAGTGCCCCACTGTGCCGAAGTCAGTGCCGGCGACTGGATCTTCCAGCTCAAGACCCAGGCCCACCAGGGCCACTGGGAG GAGGTGGTGACCCTGGATGAGGAGACCCTGAATACCCCCTGCTACTGCCAGCTGGAGGCCAGGTCCTGCCACATCCTGTTAGACCAGCTGGGCACCTACGTGTTCACTGGTGAGTCCTATTCCCGCTCGGCTGTCAAGCGGCTCCAGCTGGCTATCTTCGCCCCCGCCCTCTGCACCTCCCTGGAGTACAGCCTCAGGGTCTACTGCCTGGAGGACACGCCTGTAGCACTGAAG GAGGTGCTGGAGCTGGAGCGGACCTTGGGAGGCTACCTAGTAGAGGAGCCAAAACCCCTGCTGTTTAAGGACAGTTACCATAACCTGCGCCTCTCCCTTCACGACATCCCCCATGCTCACTGGAGGAGCAAGCTGCTGGCCAAGTACCAG gagatCCCCTTCTGTCATATTTGGAGTGGCAGCCAGAAGGCCCTGCACTGCACCTTCACCCTGGAGAGGCACAGCCTGGCCTCCACGGAGCTCACATGCAAAATCTGCGTGCGGCAGGTGGAAGGGGAGGGCCAGATATTCCAGCTGCACACCACACTGGCAGAG ACGCCTGCTGGCTCCCTGGATGCCCTCTGCTCTGCCCCCAGCAGTGCGGTCACCACCCAGCTGGGACCCTATGCCTTCAAGATCCCACTGTCCATCCGTCAGAAGATATGCAACAGCCTGGATGCCCCCAGCTCGCGTGGCAACGACTGGCGGCTGTTGGCACAGAAGCTCTCCATGGACCG GTACCTGAACTACTTTGCCACCAAAGCAAGCCCCACAGGTGTGATCCTGGACCTCTGGGAAGCCCTGCAGCAGGACGACGGGGACCTCAACAGTCTGGCGAGTGCCTTGGAGGAGATGGGCAAGAGCGAGATGCTGGTGGCCATGGCCACTGACGGGGATTGCTGA